The following are encoded in a window of Carya illinoinensis cultivar Pawnee chromosome 15, C.illinoinensisPawnee_v1, whole genome shotgun sequence genomic DNA:
- the LOC122296653 gene encoding uncharacterized protein LOC122296653, whose translation MDKSWMNLSNRLRSPAYAEGVRNFLQMAQNHAMGNDRIRCPCRICSNNLFLPLSIVESHLFIKGIDPNYNEWIFHGKEETQNLNMDDEDAEMSYDDEFIDDMDHLLDDIWAGKNVDVPQSSTPMPMHDSVPASFSMSSFDQLLEDARRPLFNSCTKFSKLSFIVKLLHIKTIGRWSIKSFDMLLELLRSAFPNVELPHSYEESRSLERGLGFKYHKIHACPNDCILFWKENSELNSCPICKASRWMPTTNGTWVIPQKVLRHFPLKPRLQRLFLFTKIAADMRWHKEQRVNDENNLRHPANSESWKTFDADHNGSLTMHAMLGLVWQVTVSIPSITWLSLTAYGQ comes from the coding sequence atggacaaaagttggatgaatcTGTCCAATAGACTTCGCTCACCTGCTTATGCCGAAGGTGTTAGGAATTTTCTCCAAATGGCACAAAACCATGCCATGGGAAATGATCGCATTCGGTGTCCCTGCCGGATATGTAGTAATAATCTTTTCCTGCCTTTATCGATCGTAGAGAGTCACTTGTTCATAAAAGGAATTGATCCTAACTACAATGAATGGATTTTCCATGGTAAAGAGGAAACCCAGAATTTGAACATGGACGATGAAGACGCCGAGATGAGTTATGATGATGAATTCATAGATGACATGGACCATTTGTTAGACGACATATGGGCCGGGAAAAACGTTGATGTACCCCAAAGCAGCACACCAATGCCAATGCATGATTCAGTACCTGCATCATTTTCAATGTCATCTTTTGACCAGCTATTAGAGGATGCCCGACGTCCACTTTTCAATAGTTGTACAAAATTCTCGAAACTGTCATTCATTGTCAAgttgttacatattaaaacaaTTGGCCGTTGGTCAATTAAGTCATTTGATATGCTCCTAGAGTTGTTGAGGTCAGCCTTCCCGAATGTTGAGTTGCCACACTCTTATGAAGAGTCACGATCATTGGAGCGAGGTTTGGGCTTCAAGTAccacaaaattcatgcatgtccTAATGACTGtatcttattctggaaggaaaattCAGAATTGAATTCATGCCCTATATGTAAGGCCTCGAGGTGGATGCCAACTACAAATGGGACATGGGTGATCCCTCAAAAGGTGTTGCGGCATTTTCCATTGAAGCCAAGACTGCAGCGGCTTTTTCTGTTTACAAAGATAGCTGCagatatgagatggcataaagagcagCGAGTTAATGATGAGAATAATTTGAGGCATCCCGCCAACTCCGAGTCTTGGAAGACATTTGATGCAGACCATAATGGTTCGCTAACGATGCATgcaatgttaggcttggtttGGCAAGTGACAGTTTCAATCCCTTCAATAACATGGCTAAGCCTTACAGCATATGGCCAGTGA